The following are from one region of the Mesorhizobium sp. B2-8-5 genome:
- the mgtE gene encoding magnesium transporter: MEGQDRQTTGAAPAEEHHADIYGEDGAVRASFLAQIGAAIADRDTITLKREVDDLHQSELGDVLEALHPEQRRALVELLGSDFDFSALTEVDEAIRLDIVDNLPNAQIAQAVQELDSDDAVYILEDLEKEDQDEILSQLPFTERIRLRRSLDYPEETAGRRMQTEFVAVPPFWTIGQTIDYMREDKNLPERFSQIFVIDPSFKLLGAIDLDQILRTKRAIKVEEIMHETLHAIPATMDQEEAAREFEQYNLLSAAVVDENVRLVGVLTIDDVVDVIQEEAEEDLLRMGGVGDEELSDTVLATSRSRVPWLLVNLVTAFLAASVIGLFDRTIEHIVALAVLMPIVAGMGGNAGSQTMTVTVRALATRDLDIYNAARIIRREVGVGFINGMVFAVLIGMVAGFWFRDPNLGGIIAAAMIINMFAAALAGILIPLVLDRFKIDPAVASAVFVTTVTDCVGFFAFLGLATWWFRVP; the protein is encoded by the coding sequence GTGGAAGGCCAGGATAGACAGACGACCGGCGCCGCGCCCGCCGAGGAGCACCATGCCGACATCTATGGCGAGGACGGCGCCGTTCGCGCCTCCTTCCTTGCCCAGATCGGCGCGGCGATCGCCGACCGCGACACGATCACCCTCAAGCGCGAAGTCGACGACCTGCACCAGTCGGAGCTCGGCGACGTGCTGGAGGCGCTTCACCCAGAACAGCGCCGCGCACTGGTCGAACTGCTCGGCTCCGATTTCGACTTCTCCGCGCTGACCGAGGTCGACGAAGCGATCCGCCTCGACATCGTCGACAACCTGCCCAACGCGCAGATCGCGCAAGCGGTGCAGGAGCTCGATTCCGACGACGCCGTCTACATCCTCGAGGACCTCGAGAAGGAGGACCAGGACGAGATCCTGTCGCAGCTGCCTTTCACCGAGCGCATCAGGCTGCGGCGCTCGCTCGACTATCCGGAGGAGACCGCCGGCCGGCGCATGCAGACCGAGTTTGTCGCCGTGCCGCCGTTCTGGACGATCGGCCAGACCATCGACTACATGCGCGAGGACAAGAACCTGCCCGAGCGCTTCAGCCAGATCTTCGTCATCGACCCGAGCTTCAAGCTGCTCGGCGCCATCGATCTGGACCAGATCCTGCGCACCAAGCGCGCGATCAAGGTCGAGGAGATCATGCATGAGACCCTGCACGCGATCCCGGCCACGATGGACCAGGAAGAGGCGGCACGGGAGTTCGAACAATACAACCTGCTCTCCGCCGCCGTGGTCGACGAGAACGTGCGGCTGGTCGGCGTGCTGACCATCGACGACGTGGTCGACGTCATCCAGGAGGAGGCGGAAGAGGACCTTCTGCGCATGGGCGGCGTCGGCGACGAAGAACTATCCGACACGGTGCTCGCCACCTCGCGCTCGCGCGTGCCCTGGCTGCTGGTCAACCTTGTGACCGCCTTCCTCGCCGCTTCGGTGATTGGCCTGTTCGACCGCACGATCGAGCATATCGTGGCGCTGGCGGTGCTGATGCCGATTGTCGCCGGCATGGGCGGCAATGCCGGTTCGCAGACCATGACCGTCACCGTGCGCGCGTTGGCAACCAGGGATCTCGATATCTACAACGCGGCGCGCATCATCCGCCGCGAGGTCGGCGTCGGCTTCATCAACGGCATGGTGTTCGCGGTGCTTATCGGCATGGTCGCCGGTTTCTGGTTCCGCGACCCCAATCTGGGCGGCATCATCGCGGCGGCGATGATCATCAACATGTTTGCCGCCGCGCTGGCCGGGATCCTCATCCCGCTGGTGCTCGACCGCTTCAAGATCGATCCGGCGGTGGCCTCCGCGGTCTTCGTCACCACGGTCACCGACTGTGTCGGTTTTTTCGCGTTCCTGGGGCTGGCGACGTGGTGGTTTAGAGTGCCCTAA
- a CDS encoding MerR family transcriptional regulator — protein sequence MREYYTITELTREFDVSTRTLRFYEDEGLVQPVRRGRTRLFRPSDRHLIRQIMRGKRLGFSINEIREIIQMYKEPPGEVGQLKLMIKRIEEKREDLRQKRRDLEETLAELDQAEESCVERLAELGVNT from the coding sequence ATGCGGGAATATTATACGATCACCGAGCTGACACGCGAGTTCGACGTGTCGACGCGGACGTTGCGTTTTTACGAGGACGAAGGGCTGGTGCAGCCTGTAAGGCGCGGCCGCACGCGGCTGTTCCGGCCGTCCGACCGGCACCTGATCCGCCAGATCATGCGGGGAAAAAGGCTCGGCTTCTCGATCAACGAGATCCGCGAGATCATCCAGATGTACAAGGAGCCGCCCGGCGAGGTCGGCCAACTCAAGCTGATGATCAAGCGCATCGAGGAGAAACGCGAGGACCTGCGCCAGAAGCGGCGCGACCTGGAGGAGACGCTGGCCGAGCTGGACCAGGCTGAAGAGTCCTGCGTGGAGCGGCTGGCTGAGTTGGGTGTGAATACGTGA
- a CDS encoding methyltransferase family protein, which yields MTGIVKSRHGIIPWPPVIYVVAIALSVALGMLYPLPWIGDIFGDLLFGVGWVALFGVAMLWITAIRAMFKAKTTLDPNAEPDHLVTSGPFGITRNPMYLANTLLLIGVAFITGIAWFLLFAFLAAFATQKLAIEKEEKILAAKFGKKYRDYAKRVRRWI from the coding sequence ATGACGGGCATCGTAAAGTCCAGACACGGGATCATTCCCTGGCCGCCGGTGATCTATGTCGTGGCGATCGCGCTCAGCGTCGCCCTCGGCATGCTCTACCCGCTGCCTTGGATCGGCGACATCTTCGGCGATCTCCTGTTCGGCGTCGGCTGGGTGGCGCTGTTCGGCGTCGCCATGCTGTGGATCACGGCCATCCGCGCCATGTTCAAGGCCAAGACGACACTCGACCCCAATGCCGAGCCGGACCACCTGGTGACGTCCGGCCCCTTCGGCATCACCCGCAACCCGATGTATCTAGCCAACACGCTGCTGCTGATCGGCGTCGCCTTCATCACCGGCATCGCCTGGTTCCTGCTCTTTGCCTTCCTCGCCGCCTTCGCCACGCAAAAGCTGGCGATCGAGAAGGAAGAAAAGATCCTGGCGGCGAAGTTCGGCAAGAAATACCGCGACTACGCAAAAAGGGTGCGCCGCTGGATCTGA
- a CDS encoding DUF1624 domain-containing protein — translation MSVQTTGEPVQDPPKRGRIQAIDILRGIALIAMASYHFTWDLENFGYTAPALTAFGWWKFYARCIASTFLFLVGVSLFLAHGRQIRWPGFWKRFAMVAVAAIAISTITYFVTPDGFIFFGILHEIALASLLGLAFLRLPWLLTAIIAATVIAAPYYLRSELFDHPALWWVGLSASNPRSNDYVPLFPWFGAVLLGIAAVKLASSSGLLARLGTWLPGRWSNPLTFIGRHSLAFYLIHQPLLFGSVWMFSQVMPAAPQDREAGFLPACQAQCEQQRDSKFCTSYCGCMLDTLKGEGSLDKLYANDQSSVWKSHLADLAETCTATTEDQMEGGQQ, via the coding sequence ATGAGCGTTCAAACGACCGGCGAACCCGTTCAGGATCCCCCCAAGCGCGGCCGCATCCAGGCCATCGACATCCTGCGCGGCATCGCACTGATCGCGATGGCGAGCTACCACTTCACCTGGGACCTCGAAAATTTCGGCTACACCGCGCCAGCCCTCACCGCCTTCGGCTGGTGGAAGTTCTATGCGCGCTGCATTGCCTCGACCTTCCTGTTCCTGGTCGGCGTCAGCCTCTTCCTCGCCCATGGCCGTCAGATCCGCTGGCCAGGCTTCTGGAAGCGTTTTGCCATGGTCGCCGTGGCGGCGATCGCCATTTCGACGATCACTTATTTCGTCACCCCGGACGGCTTCATCTTCTTCGGCATCCTGCACGAGATCGCGCTGGCGAGCCTGCTCGGCCTTGCCTTTCTCAGGCTGCCCTGGCTGCTGACGGCCATCATCGCCGCGACCGTCATTGCAGCCCCCTACTATCTGCGCTCGGAGTTGTTCGACCATCCGGCGCTGTGGTGGGTGGGCCTTTCCGCCAGCAACCCGCGTTCCAACGACTATGTGCCGCTTTTCCCATGGTTCGGCGCTGTTCTGCTGGGGATCGCCGCGGTGAAGCTCGCTTCCTCATCCGGGCTTCTCGCCCGGCTGGGAACATGGCTGCCCGGCCGCTGGTCCAACCCGCTGACCTTCATCGGCCGGCACAGCCTTGCCTTCTACCTCATCCACCAGCCGCTTCTGTTCGGCTCGGTATGGATGTTCTCGCAGGTCATGCCCGCCGCCCCGCAGGATAGGGAAGCCGGCTTCCTGCCGGCTTGCCAGGCGCAGTGCGAACAGCAGCGGGACAGCAAGTTCTGTACGAGCTATTGTGGCTGCATGCTGGACACGCTGAAGGGCGAAGGGTCTCTCGACAAGCTCTACGCCAACGACCAGTCCAGCGTCTGGAAATCGCATCTGGCCGACCTGGCGGAAACCTGCACCGCCACGACGGAGGACCAGATGGAGGGAGGGCAGCAATGA
- a CDS encoding MFS transporter, whose product MSTHVRHPIWLPALRPTDARTFASLYAVESFARATVSSVIPIQAYEILHNERIVSILYTIVSLMGLSVTLFMPMLIRRFARRWVYTAGCVLLAIGSAFFVTHTLPGQIAGMLCRVMGASALSITLNLYIMDHIRKTDFMQAESLRMAWSMFAWTGGPTLGIFLYTHFGIYAAHGAVVVFAFALLCLFWFYRLTDNQSIRPGKSRPANPLANIGRFVKQPRLRLAWLIAFGRSCFWTTFFVYGPLFMVITGQGELAGGLLVSAGNALLFVAIFWGRAGKRFGGRRVMTFAYFAMAAMLFAAGGVGEAAPLLTAALLLGGALFTIALDALGSTAFMRSVRTYERAQMAAVYRTYLDFSELTPPLVYSVVLAFFGLGSVFVMLGILAAFCGFVTWRYLPKAF is encoded by the coding sequence ATGTCCACCCATGTGCGCCATCCGATCTGGCTTCCGGCCTTGCGGCCGACGGATGCGCGCACCTTCGCTTCGCTCTACGCGGTGGAATCCTTCGCTCGCGCCACCGTCTCCAGCGTGATCCCGATCCAGGCCTACGAGATCCTGCACAATGAGCGGATCGTCTCGATCCTCTACACCATTGTGTCGTTGATGGGCCTTTCGGTCACGCTGTTCATGCCGATGCTGATCCGCCGCTTCGCGCGGCGCTGGGTCTACACGGCCGGCTGCGTGCTGCTGGCGATCGGCTCCGCCTTCTTCGTCACTCATACGCTGCCCGGACAGATCGCCGGCATGCTTTGCCGCGTCATGGGGGCGAGCGCGCTGTCGATCACGCTCAACCTCTACATCATGGACCACATCCGCAAGACCGACTTCATGCAGGCGGAATCGCTGCGCATGGCGTGGTCGATGTTTGCCTGGACTGGCGGGCCGACGCTGGGCATCTTCCTCTATACCCATTTCGGCATCTATGCCGCGCATGGCGCGGTCGTGGTGTTCGCGTTCGCGCTGCTTTGCCTGTTCTGGTTCTACCGGTTGACCGACAACCAATCGATCCGGCCCGGCAAGTCGCGCCCTGCCAATCCGCTTGCCAATATCGGCCGCTTCGTGAAGCAGCCGAGGCTCAGGCTCGCCTGGCTGATCGCCTTCGGCCGCTCCTGCTTCTGGACGACGTTCTTCGTCTACGGTCCGCTGTTCATGGTGATCACCGGCCAGGGCGAACTCGCCGGCGGACTGCTGGTTTCGGCCGGCAACGCGCTTCTGTTCGTGGCGATCTTCTGGGGCAGGGCCGGCAAGCGCTTCGGCGGAAGGCGGGTCATGACCTTCGCCTATTTCGCCATGGCCGCCATGCTGTTTGCGGCAGGCGGCGTCGGCGAGGCCGCACCGCTGCTCACGGCCGCGCTGCTGCTGGGTGGCGCGCTCTTCACCATCGCGCTCGACGCGCTCGGCTCGACCGCCTTCATGCGCTCGGTGCGCACTTATGAAAGAGCGCAGATGGCGGCGGTCTACCGCACCTATCTCGACTTCTCCGAACTGACGCCGCCGCTGGTCTATTCGGTGGTGCTCGCCTTCTTCGGCCTCGGCTCGGTGTTCGTCATGCTCGGCATCCTGGCCGCCTTCTGCGGCTTCGTCACCTGGCGCTATCTGCCGAAGGCATTTTGA
- a CDS encoding aromatic ring-hydroxylating oxygenase subunit alpha, with translation MQPNPSERDPYNGLTSLQPTLPSAAYWDADAYRRDLGGIWYRSWLMVCREADLAEPLAFRTFGIGSQEIVVLRDETGVLRAFHNTCRHRGSQLCQESAGRLKARLLTCPYHAWSYSLRGDLVRVPSKSLPDGFDKADYPLYRVALSLWRGFVFINLAEDPEGSAETSFDRASGNLSNWPLETLVTGHRLTKVMNCNWKIFWENFNECLHCPGVHKDLSRLVPIYGRGLMARHDDPEWSRHADNDDPEFSGRLRAGAETWSKDGHVHGPVFSGLTPAERAAGQTYATSLPSMFIVGHVDYMRTVRLSPLGPEQTELTAEWLFAPDALAETDIDNIVAFSTQVLEEDAAICEINQKGLRSMRHRAGVLMPEEYDLHRFHDWVRGRHAAFKMPSADSAR, from the coding sequence ATGCAGCCCAATCCGAGCGAGCGCGACCCTTACAACGGCCTGACCAGCCTGCAGCCGACCTTGCCGTCGGCGGCCTATTGGGACGCCGACGCCTACCGGCGCGATCTGGGCGGCATCTGGTACCGGAGCTGGCTGATGGTCTGCCGCGAGGCCGATCTGGCGGAGCCCCTCGCCTTCCGAACCTTCGGTATCGGCAGCCAGGAGATCGTCGTGCTGCGCGACGAGACCGGCGTCTTGCGCGCCTTCCACAACACCTGCCGGCATCGCGGCTCGCAGCTTTGCCAGGAAAGCGCCGGGCGGCTGAAGGCCAGGCTGCTGACATGCCCTTACCACGCATGGTCCTATTCGCTGCGCGGCGACCTCGTGCGCGTGCCGTCGAAATCTTTGCCCGACGGCTTCGACAAGGCCGATTATCCGCTCTACCGCGTGGCGCTCTCGCTCTGGCGCGGCTTCGTCTTCATCAACCTCGCCGAGGACCCCGAGGGCTCGGCGGAAACCTCTTTCGATCGCGCCTCCGGCAATCTTTCCAACTGGCCGCTGGAAACGCTCGTCACCGGCCACCGGCTGACCAAGGTGATGAACTGCAACTGGAAGATCTTCTGGGAAAATTTCAACGAATGCCTGCACTGCCCGGGCGTCCATAAGGACCTGTCGCGGCTGGTGCCGATCTATGGCCGCGGCCTGATGGCAAGGCATGACGATCCCGAATGGTCGCGCCATGCCGACAATGACGATCCGGAATTCTCGGGCCGCCTGCGCGCCGGCGCCGAAACCTGGTCCAAGGACGGCCATGTGCACGGCCCGGTCTTTTCCGGCCTGACCCCAGCCGAGCGCGCCGCCGGCCAGACCTACGCCACCTCGCTGCCCTCGATGTTCATCGTCGGCCATGTCGACTACATGCGCACGGTGCGGCTCTCCCCGCTCGGTCCCGAGCAGACCGAGCTCACCGCCGAATGGCTGTTCGCGCCCGATGCGCTGGCAGAGACCGACATCGACAACATCGTCGCCTTCAGCACCCAGGTGCTGGAGGAAGACGCCGCGATCTGCGAGATCAACCAGAAAGGCCTGCGCTCGATGCGCCATCGGGCCGGCGTGCTGATGCCGGAAGAATACGACCTGCACCGCTTCCACGATTGGGTGCGCGGCCGTCACGCGGCGTTCAAAATGCCTTCGGCAGATAGCGCCAGGTGA
- a CDS encoding gamma-glutamylcyclotransferase: MLPRTMSLTEELVARCFRTVEDAGPDPDAAHLDDADYDAMAHMLEAQLPATEPLWLFGYGSLIWKPEIEHVEERVALLRGWHRSFCMNMTRWRGTKASPGLMMALDRGGHCKGVAFRLGDGDRREQLDKILRREVTLKPTSYHPRLLNMTSDGGALRALAFVINRQGTTYAGPLSEEAVVERLATSCGHWGSGADYLYNTVKNLEQRGIHDAHLWRLQQLVAARIAAA; this comes from the coding sequence ATGCTGCCAAGAACCATGTCGCTTACCGAGGAATTGGTCGCCCGTTGCTTTCGCACGGTCGAGGATGCGGGACCGGATCCCGACGCCGCGCATCTGGATGACGCCGACTATGACGCAATGGCGCACATGCTGGAGGCTCAGCTTCCAGCCACCGAACCGCTCTGGCTGTTTGGCTATGGCTCGCTGATCTGGAAGCCCGAGATCGAGCATGTCGAGGAGCGGGTGGCCCTGCTGCGCGGCTGGCATAGATCCTTTTGCATGAACATGACGCGCTGGCGGGGGACCAAGGCAAGTCCGGGCCTGATGATGGCGCTGGACCGCGGCGGGCACTGCAAGGGCGTCGCCTTTCGGCTCGGCGACGGCGACAGGCGAGAGCAACTCGACAAGATCCTTCGGCGCGAGGTGACGCTGAAGCCGACCAGCTACCATCCGCGCCTGCTCAATATGACGAGCGATGGCGGCGCGCTGCGGGCGCTGGCCTTCGTCATCAACCGCCAGGGCACCACCTATGCCGGCCCGTTAAGCGAGGAGGCGGTTGTCGAAAGGCTGGCGACCTCCTGCGGCCATTGGGGCTCGGGCGCCGACTATCTCTACAACACGGTGAAGAATCTCGAGCAGCGCGGCATCCACGATGCGCATCTGTGGCGATTGCAGCAGCTCGTCGCGGCGCGGATCGCCGCCGCGTAG
- the cobU gene encoding bifunctional adenosylcobinamide kinase/adenosylcobinamide-phosphate guanylyltransferase — MTGATAASAASNRKLTFVLGGARSGKSSHAESLTTAFSSPWAYIATAQAYDDEMRERIALHRSRRGEGWVTVDAPLELVGAIEALPDHQPVLIDCLTLWLTNHMLAEHDVEVECRRLADMLSRPRGPWFVVSNEVGLGIVPDNALARRFRDAGGRLNQQVAAVADSVLMMVAGLPLKVK, encoded by the coding sequence ATGACCGGCGCGACAGCCGCGAGCGCAGCTTCCAATCGGAAACTGACTTTCGTCCTCGGCGGCGCGCGCTCGGGGAAGAGTTCGCATGCCGAAAGTCTGACGACGGCCTTTTCGTCACCCTGGGCTTACATAGCCACGGCACAGGCTTATGACGACGAGATGCGCGAGCGCATCGCGCTGCATCGGTCGCGGCGCGGTGAAGGCTGGGTCACCGTCGACGCGCCGCTCGAACTGGTCGGCGCAATCGAAGCCTTGCCGGACCACCAGCCGGTGCTGATCGATTGCCTGACGCTGTGGCTCACCAATCACATGCTGGCCGAACATGACGTCGAGGTCGAGTGCCGGCGGCTGGCGGATATGCTGTCGCGGCCGCGCGGGCCGTGGTTCGTGGTCTCGAACGAAGTCGGACTGGGTATCGTGCCCGACAATGCACTGGCGCGCCGGTTCCGCGATGCCGGCGGCCGGCTCAACCAGCAGGTCGCGGCGGTAGCCGACAGCGTTCTCATGATGGTGGCGGGGCTGCCGCTCAAGGTGAAATGA
- the cobO gene encoding cob(I)yrinic acid a,c-diamide adenosyltransferase, which translates to MAEIEDKTIDDRDVERHRAKMAKRKAVQDAEVAGKTIEKGLLIVNTGPGKGKTTAAFGLALRMLGYGKRVGVVQFIKGKWHTGEKDAFAAFGNRVVWHAMGEGFTWETQDLKRDIAAAEAAWAKALELMADPSISLVVLDELNIALRYDYLDLEKVVAALKARRDDLHVIVTGRNAKPPLIEAADLVTEMGLTKHHFSAGVKAQQGIEF; encoded by the coding sequence ATGGCCGAAATCGAAGACAAGACCATTGACGACAGGGACGTCGAACGCCACCGCGCCAAGATGGCGAAGCGCAAGGCGGTGCAGGATGCCGAAGTGGCCGGCAAGACGATCGAGAAAGGGTTGCTGATCGTCAATACAGGCCCTGGCAAGGGCAAGACCACGGCCGCTTTCGGTCTGGCGCTGAGGATGCTTGGCTATGGCAAGCGCGTCGGCGTCGTCCAATTTATCAAGGGAAAATGGCACACCGGCGAGAAGGACGCTTTCGCCGCGTTCGGAAACCGTGTCGTCTGGCACGCGATGGGCGAGGGGTTCACCTGGGAGACGCAGGACCTCAAGCGCGACATCGCCGCCGCCGAAGCCGCCTGGGCCAAGGCGCTGGAACTGATGGCCGATCCGTCGATCAGCCTCGTGGTGCTCGACGAGCTCAACATCGCGCTGCGCTACGACTATCTCGACCTGGAAAAAGTGGTCGCGGCGCTGAAGGCGCGCCGCGATGATCTGCATGTCATCGTTACCGGCCGCAACGCCAAGCCTCCGCTGATCGAGGCGGCCGATCTCGTCACTGAAATGGGGCTGACGAAGCACCATTTCTCGGCGGGCGTGAAAGCCCAGCAGGGAATCGAGTTCTAA
- the cbiB gene encoding adenosylcobinamide-phosphate synthase CbiB has protein sequence MSILIAFLSLAVERTLGYPDWLFNAIGHPVTWIGRLISFLDRRLNRATDSDELRRRRGVQALLVILLVPGLIGLGLHVLLWMMFPTGLVIAAILGSSLLSQKSLAEHVEEVADALETGGLTLGRIAVSRIVGRDPEKLDKAGVARAAIESLAENFSDGIVAPAFWTGIGGLGGGAAYKAANTADSMIGHRTPQYEAFGRAAARFDDLVNLPASRLTGLLIVLAAFLVPGADPRGAWQVMRRDARKHRSPNAGWPEAAMAGALGLSLAGPRSYGGEVVEDAFMGEGGRREAESTDIRQALKLYRVADWLLLGLFATLSAVVIYLTIQISGQGASAL, from the coding sequence ATGTCAATCCTGATCGCTTTCCTGTCACTCGCCGTCGAACGTACCCTCGGCTACCCGGACTGGCTGTTCAACGCCATCGGCCACCCGGTAACCTGGATCGGCAGGCTGATATCCTTTCTCGATCGCCGGCTCAACCGCGCGACGGATTCCGACGAATTGCGTCGCCGCCGCGGCGTCCAGGCCTTGCTCGTCATTCTGCTGGTGCCCGGCCTGATCGGCCTGGGGCTGCATGTCCTGCTCTGGATGATGTTCCCCACGGGCCTCGTCATTGCCGCGATCCTCGGCTCCTCGCTGCTGTCGCAGAAAAGCCTCGCCGAGCATGTCGAGGAGGTCGCCGACGCGCTGGAGACCGGCGGCCTGACGCTCGGCCGCATCGCCGTCTCACGCATCGTCGGCCGCGATCCCGAAAAGCTCGACAAAGCGGGCGTCGCGCGCGCCGCGATCGAAAGCCTGGCCGAGAATTTCTCCGATGGCATCGTCGCACCTGCCTTCTGGACCGGCATCGGCGGCCTTGGCGGCGGTGCGGCCTACAAGGCCGCCAACACCGCCGATTCGATGATCGGCCACCGGACGCCGCAATATGAGGCCTTCGGCCGGGCCGCCGCCCGCTTCGACGATCTGGTCAACCTGCCCGCATCGCGGCTCACCGGCCTGCTCATCGTGCTGGCGGCCTTTCTTGTCCCTGGCGCCGACCCGCGCGGCGCCTGGCAGGTGATGCGCCGCGACGCCAGGAAACATCGCTCGCCCAATGCCGGCTGGCCGGAGGCGGCGATGGCCGGCGCGCTCGGGCTGTCCCTCGCCGGACCGCGCAGCTATGGCGGCGAGGTCGTCGAGGACGCCTTCATGGGCGAAGGCGGCCGTCGCGAGGCCGAAAGCACCGACATCCGCCAGGCGCTGAAGCTCTATCGCGTGGCCGACTGGCTGCTGCTCGGGCTGTTCGCGACCCTGTCGGCGGTTGTGATCTATCTGACCATCCAGATCAGTGGTCAGGGCGCCAGCGCACTTTAG
- the cobD gene encoding threonine-phosphate decarboxylase CobD, whose product MKLLSGAIAAVDHGGSLGRASALFPHAPKPFVDLSTGINPHSYPLFDLPATALSRLPEAGQLRELAEIAASAYGAPSAAHVAAAPGTQILLPRVASLVRPGKALVLGPTYAEHARAAAIAGHAVAEVSDFDALGEADLAVLVNPNNPDGRVIEKARLLDLAARLRAKSGLLVVDEAFMDVGPIEQSLAGDVGAGGIVVLRSFGKFFGLAGVRLGFALADQLTAERLDAQLGPWAVAGPALEYGIRALSDTGWQEDMRVRLASDAKRLDALLGKSGVPISGGTSLFRYVSFNDSPSLFSALGERGVLVRHFAERLHVLRIGLPGSEAEWQRLESALATWAARRKDAPKEFGQ is encoded by the coding sequence ATGAAGCTTCTAAGCGGAGCGATTGCAGCGGTTGATCATGGCGGCAGCCTTGGCCGCGCAAGCGCGCTTTTTCCTCATGCGCCAAAACCTTTCGTGGACCTCTCGACAGGTATCAATCCGCACTCCTATCCGCTTTTCGACCTGCCCGCCACCGCCCTGTCCCGATTGCCGGAGGCAGGACAACTGCGTGAATTGGCCGAAATTGCGGCTTCGGCCTATGGCGCGCCGTCAGCGGCACATGTGGCGGCGGCGCCCGGCACGCAGATTTTGCTGCCGCGCGTCGCTTCGCTGGTGCGACCCGGCAAGGCGCTGGTGCTCGGCCCGACCTATGCCGAACACGCCCGGGCCGCGGCCATCGCCGGCCATGCGGTTGCGGAGGTCAGCGATTTCGACGCGCTGGGCGAGGCGGACCTTGCGGTGCTGGTCAATCCCAACAATCCTGACGGGCGGGTGATCGAAAAGGCCCGCCTGCTCGACCTTGCCGCGCGGCTTCGCGCCAAGAGCGGGCTGCTCGTCGTCGACGAAGCTTTCATGGATGTCGGCCCGATCGAGCAAAGCCTGGCCGGCGATGTCGGGGCGGGCGGTATCGTCGTGCTGCGCTCGTTCGGCAAGTTCTTCGGCCTCGCCGGTGTGAGGCTCGGCTTCGCGCTGGCGGATCAGCTGACGGCCGAGCGGCTGGATGCGCAGCTGGGGCCCTGGGCGGTGGCCGGTCCGGCGCTCGAATATGGCATCCGCGCGCTGTCGGATACGGGATGGCAGGAGGACATGCGGGTACGTCTCGCCTCCGATGCCAAACGACTCGACGCGCTGCTTGGAAAGTCCGGCGTGCCAATCTCCGGCGGCACCTCACTGTTCCGCTATGTGTCTTTCAACGATTCTCCAAGCCTGTTTTCGGCGCTCGGCGAGCGTGGCGTGCTGGTCCGTCACTTCGCTGAGCGGCTTCACGTTCTGCGCATCGGACTGCCGGGCAGCGAAGCGGAATGGCAGCGCCTCGAAAGCGCCCTTGCCACGTGGGCCGCGCGGCGCAAGGATGCACCGAAGGAGTTCGGGCAATGA
- a CDS encoding tyrosine phosphatase family protein, whose protein sequence is MIHVCSLSKVDETVVRTGAQRLLSLLAAGTEVLRPASIPAENHLHLVMHDIAVAQEGMTMPGEEHVRALLDFAYRWDRAKPLVVHCYAGVSRSTASAYIIAAALSPKRDEMELARTLRFLSPTATPNPRLIAVADMLLQRDGRMIAAIEAIGRGADAFEGVPFELTIES, encoded by the coding sequence ATGATCCACGTCTGTTCGCTGTCGAAGGTCGACGAGACCGTGGTAAGGACCGGTGCGCAGCGGTTGTTGTCGCTGCTCGCCGCCGGCACCGAAGTGCTCCGCCCGGCCTCGATCCCGGCGGAAAACCACCTGCATCTCGTCATGCACGACATCGCCGTCGCGCAGGAAGGCATGACCATGCCCGGCGAGGAGCATGTGCGGGCCTTGCTCGATTTCGCCTATCGCTGGGACCGGGCAAAGCCGCTGGTGGTGCATTGCTATGCCGGCGTCAGCCGCTCGACCGCGTCGGCCTATATCATCGCGGCGGCGCTTTCGCCCAAGCGCGACGAGATGGAACTCGCCCGGACGCTGCGTTTCCTCTCGCCGACGGCGACGCCCAATCCACGGCTGATCGCGGTTGCCGACATGCTGCTTCAGCGCGATGGCCGCATGATCGCGGCGATCGAGGCGATCGGGCGCGGCGCCGACGCGTTCGAGGGGGTACCCTTCGAACTAACGATTGAAAGTTGA